One window of the Trifolium pratense cultivar HEN17-A07 linkage group LG2, ARS_RC_1.1, whole genome shotgun sequence genome contains the following:
- the LOC123910580 gene encoding ubiquinol-cytochrome-c reductase complex assembly factor 1-like, whose product MFRTWSKAIIPLSKFRLPLHQTYARVAAAAPAPTIEDKVQPLVNLDKLFWSKPCSLVLPPDSPLRVDEPDYQGFKRFMLKLMLFYSKQSKSIRGANVVYKRIVSQVDKPLIYEVFNLEKTFKTTFSLLVLHMWFYLRRIKQEGNDGVEFGQYLYEIYNHDVELRVSKAGVNLLLIKWMKELEKIFYGNIVAYDAAILPEAKPGDFATVLWRNIFSDDGSSTPDEAAWQSVQALARYARREVSCMTLTDKEALLSGNFMFTSLKHEIKSKEGHQL is encoded by the exons ATGTTTCGAACATGGAGCAAAGCAATTATTCCACTCTCCAAATTCCGACTTCCATTGCACCAAACCTACGCTAGGGTTGCAGCAGCTGCCCCTGCACCAACCATTGAAGACAAAGTTCAACCTTTG GTTAACCTAGACAAATTGTTTTGGTCTAAACCATGTTCTCTGGTCCTGCCACCTGACTCGCCTCTTCGAGTTGATGAACCTGATTATCAGGGGTTTAAGCGTTTCATGCTCAAACTTATGCTGTTTTATAGTAAGCAGAGCAAGTCCATTCGGGGGGCTAATGTTGTTTACAAAAGAATCGTCTCTCAAGTTGATAAACCGCTTATATATGAAG TGTTTAACTTGGAGAAAACATTCAAAACTACATTCTCTTTGCTTGTACTTCACATGTGGTTTTACTTGCGCCGCATTAAGCAAGAGGGAAATGATGGTGTTGAATTTGGCCAGTACCTTTATGAGATTTACAATCACGATGTGGAGCTTAGAGTGTCCAAAGCTGGG GTTAACCTACTATTGATTAAGTGGATGAAGGAGCTCGAGAAGATTTTTTATGGAAATATTGTTGCTTATGATGCTGCTATACTTCCAGAAGCTAAACCGGGTGATTTCGCTACTGTTTTATGGCG GAATATATTCTCGGACGATGGTTCTTCAACACCAGACGAAGCTGCATGGCAATCAGTGCAG GCATTGGCCAGATATGCTCGACGGGAAGTAAGTTGCATGACTTTAACAG ATAAAGAAGCACTACTTTCAGGGAATTTCATGTTTACCTCTTTGAAGCATGAGATCAAAAGCAAAGAGGGGCATCAATTATAA
- the LOC123910581 gene encoding RING-H2 finger protein ATL52-like yields the protein MGSHHRKFLTELCNLICHGKESLSNCLPNNKDCTTVCFKICLPNPQYPFFNYPPPPPQKPPQVPSFIISDENNNSHKLTNYFILTLSLVAFVFFLVCIRAICITFRSRRRTRLLEVTRVSPSSSTTIQQIDENFDENQHVVDHPIWYIRTLGLNQSVINAISVCKYKKGEGLIDGTECSVCLSEFEEDENLRLLPKCNHAFHLPCIDTWLRSHTNCPMCRAPIVNSSTNPPIDRVESLESVVVDDLNSSSLEHTQIEVFDENSGDGETNLGFESCDFESESRNRATAEEEGEGQLGVCENERRVVDAVGVVRPRRSVSMDDSFVANINNALANVVSIESKSNGESSRVIFNEDTISKVNGNENLATTSKGSSSFSFRPTRYLQGVPSPMKRSSSYNGKFLLSWYGRTQKKPNAILRSF from the coding sequence ATGGGATCTCATCACAGAAAATTTCTCACAGAATTATGCAATTTAATATGTCATGGAAAGGAATCTCTATCAAATTGTTTACCAAACAACAAAGATTGCACCACCGTTTGCTTCAAAATTTGTCTTCCCAATCCTCAATACCCATTTTTCAATtatccaccaccaccaccacaaaaACCACCACAAGTTCCTTCTTTTATCATATCAGATGAAAACAACAACAGCCACAAACTCACCAATTACTTCATCCTTACCCTTTCTCTTGTtgcttttgttttctttcttgtttgTATTCGTGCAATTTGTATCACTTTTAGgtcaagaagaagaacaagattATTGGAAGTGACAAGAgtatcaccatcatcatcaacaacaattcaacaaattgatgagaattttgatgaaaatcaACATGTTGTGGATCATCCAATTTGGTATATTCGAACCCTAGGTCTTAATCAATCTGTTATAAATGCAATTAGTGTTTGTAAGTATAAGAAAGGTGAAGGTTTGATTGATGGAACTGAATGTTCTGTTTGTTTGAGtgaatttgaagaagatgaaaatctTAGACTTTTACCTAAGTGTAATCATGCTTTTCATTTACCTTGTATTGATACTTGGCTTAGGTCACATACCAATTGTCCTATGTGTAGAGCTCCAATTGTTAATAGTAGTACCAACCCTCCAATTGATAGGGTAGAGTCTTTGGAGtctgttgttgttgatgatttgaATTCAAGTTCATTGGAACATACACAAATTGAGGTTTTTGATGAAAATAGCGGTGATGGTGAAACCAATTTAGGGTTTGAAAGTTGTGATTTTGAATCGGAATCGAGGAATAGGGCGACGGCGGAGGAGGAAGGAGAAGGGCAATTGGGGGTATGTGAAAATGAAAGGCGAGTTGTCGATGCGGTTGGTGTTGTTCGGCCTAGGAGATCGGTTTCTATGGATGATTCTTTTGTTGCAAATATCAATAATGCTCTTGCAAATGTTGTATCAATCGAATCGAAAAGTAATGGTGAATCAAGTAGAGTGATTTTCAATGAAGATACTATTTCTAAGGTTAATGGAAATGAGAATTTGGCTACTACTTCCAAAGGTAGCAGTAGCTTTTCTTTTAGGCCAACAAGATATTTGCAGGGTGTTCCTAGTCCAATGAAGAGATCAAGTTCATACAATGGAAAATTTCTTCTGTCTTGGTATGGTCGCACTCAGAAGAAGCCAAATGCTATTCTGAGAAGCTTTTAA
- the LOC123904575 gene encoding spermidine synthase 2-like, with the protein MDSELVHPSGVIGYDETGFSAPKITVAEGNGEPRADEHPQIPGWFAEHCPIWPGEAHFLKVENTCFQGKSEFQDMLVFQTSTYGKVFVLDGALQLTEKDECSYQEMMTHLPLCSIPNPKKVLLFGGGDGGILREISRHSSVEHIDICEIDTMLIDVYKKYFPDIAVGYKDPRVKLHVIDGTIFLNSVPKGTYDAIIVDAFDPIRPDHELFETQFFELISKALRPGGVLCIQAESFWYKSLDIEQLLIKSRQIFKGSSDYAWTNVPTYPSGVIGFLLCSTQGQHVDFRNPINPIGQENYGVSKYPLKYYNSEIHSASFCLPSFAKRNEAKSVAKGVMIQEAGSLIDGRWQWNLMWCREMFQWEEDQYSELVEIIAPFFPLDINDKWLWLGDGIQGFTVKTAYLQLENMANNRRTLEPIEVFVFKRPWECASPSKIRAFVWQLLLNRVQTKDNLYKRKMLRIDQQTCVMCEQKAETAVHLFLHCDCVSKVWYELRGGWVLP; encoded by the exons ATGGATTCTGAACTAGTCCACCCTTCAGGTGTAATTGGTTATGATGAAACTGGTTTCTCAGCACCCAAAATCACAGTTGCAGAAGGGAATGGAGAACCAAGAGCTGATGAACATCCACAAATTCCTGGTTGGTTTGCTGAACATTGTCCAATATGGCCTG GGGAAGCACACTTCTTGAAGGTAGAAAACACTTGTTTCCAAGGGAAATCTGAATTTCAAGATATGCTAGTTTTTCAG ACATCAACATATGGCAAGGTATTTGTTCTTGATGGAGCACTCCAACTCACTGAGAAAGATGAATGTTCTTACCAAGAAATGATGACTCACCTTCCTCTTTGCTCAATCCCAAACCCAAAAAAG GTGCTGCTTTTTGGTGGAGGTGATGGTGGCATCCTTAGGGAAATTTCCCGACACTCTTCTGTTGAACACATTGACATTTGTGAAATTGACACTATGCTCATTGAT gtttataaaaaatatttcccTGATATAGCTGTTGGATACAAGGACCCCAGAGTCAAGCTTCATGTTATAGATG GAACAATTTTTCTGAATTCTGTCCCAAAAGGAACTTACGATGCAATTATAGTGGATGCCTTCGACCCAATAA GGCCTGATCATGAGCTATTTGAAACTCAATTCTTTGAATTGATTTCAAAAGCTCTTCGTCCCGGAGGAGTTCTATGCATCCAAGCTGAGAGCTTTTGGTACAAGTCGTTAGATATTGAACAACTTTTAATCAAAAGCCGCCAAATTTTCAAAGGCTCTAGTGACTATGCATGGACAAATGTTCCAACATATCCAAG TGGGGTCATTGGTTTCTTGCTTTGTTCCACTCAAGGTCAACATGTGGACTTCAGAAATCCAATTAACCCAATTGGTCAAGAAAATTATGGTGTATCAAAGTACCCTTTGAAGTATTACAACTCAGAG aTTCATTCAGCTTCATTTTGCTTGCCATCTTTTGCCAAAAGAAATGAAGCTAAGAGTGTTGCAAAAGGA GTTATGATTCAAGAGGCAGGAAGTTTGATTGATGGTAGATGGCAGTGGAACTTGATGTGGTGCAGGGAAATGTTCCAATGGGAGGAGGATCAATACAGTGAGTTAGTTGAAATTATCGCACCATTCTTTCCCTTGGATATTAATGACAAGTGGTTGTGGCTTGGAGATGGAATTCAGGGTTTTACTGTCAAAACAGCATATCTGCAATTGGAGAATATGGCAAATAATCGCAGGACACTAGAACCGATCgaggtttttgtttttaaaaggCCCTGGGAGTGTGCTTCGCCTTCCAAGATACGTGCTTTTGTGTGGCAACTGTTACTAAACCGTGTGCAGACCAAGGATAATTTATACAAGCGAAAGATGCTGCGAATTGATCAACAAACGTGTGTGATGTGTGAACAAAAGGCTGAAACTGCAGTTCATCTTTTCCTTCATTGTGATTGTGTGTCGAAGGTTTGGTATGAATTACGAGGTGGCTGGGTTTTACCTTGA
- the LOC123910583 gene encoding uncharacterized protein LOC123910583 gives MEMELDSSSSPGVEDTTNTRCTFCCFGSRRSTTLNLPWWERVRPTSWSESRSNSPTITATSGQQWYSRGFMKIREWSEIVAGPRWKTFIRRFDRNRSGGFRHAGKYQYDPLSYSLNFDEGQNGDFEDDSPDRFRSFSTCYVAVVPPIKSVSTDLEQNVVVSS, from the coding sequence ATGGAGATGGAGCTtgattcatcatcatcacccgGCGTTGAAGACACCACAAACACACGCTGCACCTTCTGCTGCTTCGGTTCCCGTCGTTCCACCACCCTCAACTTACCATGGTGGGAGCGCGTGCGACCCACATCATGGTCCGAATCTCGCTCTAACTCCCCAACGATAACCGCCACTTCCGGTCAACAGTGGTACTCCCGTGGCTTCATGAAAATCCGCGAGTGGTCGGAGATCGTAGCAGGACCACGCTGGAAGACGTTTATCCGACGGTTCGACCGGAATAGAAGCGGAGGTTTCCGGCATGCCGGAAAATATCAGTACGATCCTTTGAGTTACTCCTTGAACTTCGATGAGGGACAAAACGGGGATTTCGAAGATGATTCTCCTGATAGATTTCGGAGCTTTTCCACCTGTTACGTTGCGGTGGTTCCTCCTATCAAGTCTGTTTCGACTGATTTGGAACAGAACGTCGTCGTTTCCAGCTAA